The Streptococcus oralis genome segment TCCATATGGTAGGAAAAGACATCCTTCGTTTCCACTCAATCTATTGGCCAATCCTTCTTATGATGTTGGATATCAAATTGCCAGACCGCTTGATTGCCCACGGTTGGTTTGTCATGAAAGACGGCAAGATGTCTAAGTCAAAAGGGAATGTCGTTTACCCTGAAATGTTGGTAGAGCGTTATGGGCTTGACCCACTCCGTTACTACCTCATGCGTAGCCTTCCTGTTGGTTCAGACGGAACCTTCACTCCTGAGGACTACGTCGGCCGTATCAACTATGAATTGGCCAATGACCTTGGAAACCTCCTCAATCGTACGGTTTCCATGATTAACAAGTATTTTGATGGACAAATTCCTGCCTATGTAGAAGGTGTGACAGAGTTTGATCATTCTCTTGCTCAAGTAGCTTCTGAATCAATTGCTGATTACCATACACACATGGATGCTGTTGACTACCCACGTGCTTTAGAAGCAGTATGGACTCTTATATCACGTACCAACAAATACATCGATGAGACAGCCCCATGGGTCTTGGCTAAGGATGAAGCGCTTCGTGACCAATTGGCAAGTGTTATGAGCCACTTGGCAGCTAGCCTCCGTGTCGTAGCTCACTTGATTGAACCATTTATGATGGAAACTAGTCGTGCGGTCATGACTCAACTTGGCTTGGAAGAAGTGGTGAGCCTTGAAAACTTGAGCTTGGCTGACTTCCCTGCTGCTGTAACTGTAGTAGCTAAAGGAACGCCAATCTTCCCACGTCTCGACATGGAAGAAGAAATCGCCTATATCAAGGAACAAATGGAAGGCAACAAACCAGCGGTCGAAAAAGAATGGAATCCAGATGAAGTTGAACTCAAACTAAACAAGGATGAAATCAAGTTTGAAGACTTTGATAAGGTCGAAATCCGTGTCGCAGAGGTCAAAGAAGTGTCTAAAGTGGAAGGTTCTGATAAGTTGCTCCAATTCCGCCTAGATGCTGGTGATGGCGAAGACCGTCAAATCCTCTCAGGAATTGCCAAATACTATCCAAACGAACAAGAATTGGTCGGCAAGAAAGTCCAAATTGTTGCCAACCTCAAACCACGTAAGATGATGAAGAAATATGTCAGTCAAGGAATGATCCTCTCAGCTGAACATGAAGGCAAGTTAATCCTTCTCACAGTTGATCCAGCTGTACCAAACGGAAGTGTAATTGGCTAAAAGCAAAAAACCAACGTTAGGCACGTTGGTTTTTCTTGTTATGTGGGAGATTTTCTAAGAAGTGGTCTATCACCTTTTGCGACCGGAGGACAATTACTTTCTTTGGATAGGTTTCTTGAACCCACTTGTAGCGTTCCCTAGCGGATTTGCTTCGCCCATCCCAGAGAATCCATCGGATAAATTCCCAGTCAAAGCGTTCAGGACAACCTGCAGCCATACTTTCTCGGACCTTGCCTCGGTAAGTGAGATACCGTTTAAATGCTCGAAAGAGACAAGTCCATGGTGAAAAATTGAGAAAGATGATTTGGTCAGCTTCCTGCATTCTTTCCTCGTAATAGCACCAAGAGTAGTTGCCATCGATGACCCGGTCTGAGTGACTAGTGAGGAAGTTTTTCATCTCAGTTTCCATCCAATCGCGGTCACTATCTTGCCAACCAGGTTGAAATTGGAGAGTATCCATATGCAGTTTGGGGATGGAGCAGTAGTTTGATAACTTCTCAGCTAGAGTTGACTTGCCAGCTCCAGAATATCCGATGATTGCGATTTTCATTTTCTACCTTTTCTTATTAGAGGACAAAAAAACAGCCTCTATGGACTGTTTCTTATTTAGCAAGTTTAGCTGAAAGACGAGCTTTATCGCGGCTTGCTTTGTTTTTATGAATCAAACCTTTAGTTTCTGCTTTGTCGATAGCTGAGCTAGCAGCACGGAAAAGTTCTTCAGAAGGGTTTGCTTCGAAAGCTTTGATAGCAGTACGCATAGCTGATTTTTGAGCTGAGTTTTTTTCGTTTTGTTTAACGTTCAATTCAGCGCGTTTGATAGCTGATTTAATGTTTGCCAATGTTCTTACCTCCATATTTACTAACTATACCATTATATATGAAAACTCAGGTTTTGACAAGGGGAAATTATTTTTTTAGGTAAATTTCATCGATTTCATGGTTTTTAGCCTTGTGGAGAATGACCTCGGCCCGATTTCTTGTTGGTTCGATATAGTTTTGTAGATTTGTAAGGTTGATAGTAGTCCATACTTGATGGGCAAAAGCTTCTACTTCTCCTATTGGCATTTGAGTAAAACGGTGGTAGTAGCTTTCAGGATCATTCTGGGCAAAGCTGAGAAGTTTCAAGAAACGATCCAGATACCAGCTTTCAATGTCTTCTACTGCAGCATCCACGTAGATGGAAAAATCAAAGAAATCAGTGATGTAAAGGCGCTCATTTTGAGGGTTTTGAAAGACATTAATTCCCTCGACAATGACAAAGTCAGCGGCTTTGACCCGTTGTTTTTCCCCAGGAACGATGTCATACACTTCATGAGAATAGACTGGAATATCGACATCTTGCCCATTCTTTAGGCGGTCAAGAAAATTCAGCAAGGCTTCCATGTCATAACTCTCTGGAAAACCTTTGCGATTTAAGATACCTTGCTCAATTAAAGTTTGATTGGGATAGAGAAAACCGTCGGTTGTCACCAATTCTACAGTAGCATCAGTAACTGTACGAGAGAGAAGGATTTGCAGAAGTCGGCTAGTTGTTGATTTTCCTACAGCTACACTTCCTGAAACTCCAATAATGAAGGGTTGAGATTTACTCTCTCTTTGGAGAAAAATTCCCTTAGAAAAGGCTAAATCCTCTTTGGTGCGTTTGTAAATTTGGATGAGATGAGCTAAAGGTAAATAAATATCTGTCACATCTTGCAGACTAATCTGGTCATTGAAACTCTTGATGGATTCTAGTTCCTCTTCTGTCAAAGGAGGTGTTGTCTTTCGATGTAAAGATTGCCAAGTCTGGCGACTGATTTTTTCAAAATGTAAAAATTCGTTGGTCATAATTTTTCCTCGTTCGATATCTTAGTATATCATATTTCTCATCTAAAGAGAGAATGAAATTCGATATTTATCATTCTGATTCTTGAAAGTTGCTATAACAGTGCAAAATACAAAGATCATTTAATTATTATCATAACAGATTTAGTTTGTTTGTTGAATTTCAGCTTTGTAAACGATTTTATATTTCCTTAAAATATGGTAAAATAGTTTTATGAGTAAAATGTATTATGCAGAAAATCCTGATGCAGCTCACGATATTCATGACTTGAGAGTAGAGTTGCTGGGACATAAATTGACCTTTTTAACGGACGCAGGTGTTTTTAGCAAGAAAATGGTTGACTTTGGGAGTCAGCTCTTGCTCAAGTGTCTAGAGGTTAACAAAGGAGAAACTGTTCTTGATGTAGGTTGTGGTTATGGGCCATTGGGTTTGTCGTTAGCCAAGGCTTATGGAGCTCAGGTAACCATGGTCGATATCAATAATCGTGCCTTGGACCTAGCGCGACAAAATGCTGAACGTAATAAAGTAGAAGCAACGATTTTCCAATCCAATATCTATGAACAAGTTGAAGGGAAGTTTGACCATGTTATTTCCAATCCGCCGATTCGAGCGGGCAAACAGGTTGTTCATGAGATTATCGAAAAGAGCAGAGATTTCTTGAAAGACAGAGGAGATTTAACCATCGTCATTCAGAAAAAACAAGGGGCTCCAAGTGCTAGAAATAAGATGGAAGACGTTTTTGGCAATTGTGAAATCGTAAAGAAAGATAAGGGATACTATATCCTTAGAAGTGTGAAAGAATGAGAGCAGTTGATTTAATCCAAAAGAAACGAGATGGTCAAGAACTGTCTTCAAGTGAAATCAAGTGGTTGGTAGAAGGCTATGTGGCTGGAACTGTTCCAGACTATCAGATGTCTGCTTTTGCTATGGCTGTTTATTTTAAAGGAATGACCACACGTGAGATTTCTGATCTAACGATGAATATGGTCAAGACAGGTCAGGAGTTTGACTTGTCAGCTATTGATGGGGTTAAAGTTGATAAGCATTCGACTGGTGGTGTAGGTGATAAGGTGACCTTAATCTTGGCTCCCCTTGTTGCGAGTTTCGGAGTACCCGTTGCTAAAATGAGTGGTCGTGGTCTCGGCCATACTGGTGGGACAATTGATAAATTGGAGTCCATTAAGGGCTATCAAGTTGAGCGAAGTCAAGAAGATTTCATTCGTCAGGTACAGGACATTGGTGTATCTGTCATTGGGCAGTCCGATCAGCTGGTTAAAGCAGATAAACTTCTCTATGCCCTCCGTGATGTGACAGCAACTGTCGACACGATTCCTTTGATTGCTAGTTCGGTGATGAGCAAGAAAATTGCTGCAGGAGCGGATGCCATTTTGCTAGACGTAACGGTCGGTGAGGGGGCCTTCATGAAGACGGTTGATGAGGCGCGCAAATTAGCTCAAACCATGGTGGATCTTGGTAAGGCAGTTGGTCGAAAGACGGTAGCAGTCATTACCGATATGAGCCAACCCTTGGGAAAAGCTATTGGCAATCGTCTCGAAATCCTTGAGGCAATCGATATTCTCAAAGGAAATGGCCGAGAAGATATTAGTCACTTTATCTGCGAGCTAGCTCAGATTATGCTTGGGTTGGCTGATGTTGAGAAAACGATCGAGGAAATCCGTCAACACCTGGAAAATGGCCAAGCACTGGCTAAGTTTGAAGAAATGGTGGCAGCTCAAGGCGGTGATCTAGAAGATCTCTATCGCCCAGTAAATGTTGCACATGTAGTGG includes the following:
- the metG gene encoding methionine--tRNA ligase produces the protein MSEKNFYITTPIYYPSGKLHIGSAYTTIACDVLARYKRLMGYDVFYLTGLDEHGQKIQQKAEEAGITPQAYVDGMAVGVKELWKLLDISYDKFIRTTDDYHEKVVAQVFERLLAQDDIYLGEYSGWYSVSDEEFFTESQLAEVFRDEAGNVTGGIAPSGHEVEWVSEESYFLRLSKYQDRLVEFFKAHPEFITPDGRLNEMLRNFIEPGLEDLAVSRTTFTWGVPVPSNPKHVVYVWIDALLNYATALGYGQDEHGNFDKFWNGTVFHMVGKDILRFHSIYWPILLMMLDIKLPDRLIAHGWFVMKDGKMSKSKGNVVYPEMLVERYGLDPLRYYLMRSLPVGSDGTFTPEDYVGRINYELANDLGNLLNRTVSMINKYFDGQIPAYVEGVTEFDHSLAQVASESIADYHTHMDAVDYPRALEAVWTLISRTNKYIDETAPWVLAKDEALRDQLASVMSHLAASLRVVAHLIEPFMMETSRAVMTQLGLEEVVSLENLSLADFPAAVTVVAKGTPIFPRLDMEEEIAYIKEQMEGNKPAVEKEWNPDEVELKLNKDEIKFEDFDKVEIRVAEVKEVSKVEGSDKLLQFRLDAGDGEDRQILSGIAKYYPNEQELVGKKVQIVANLKPRKMMKKYVSQGMILSAEHEGKLILLTVDPAVPNGSVIG
- a CDS encoding DNA topology modulation protein, coding for MKIAIIGYSGAGKSTLAEKLSNYCSIPKLHMDTLQFQPGWQDSDRDWMETEMKNFLTSHSDRVIDGNYSWCYYEERMQEADQIIFLNFSPWTCLFRAFKRYLTYRGKVRESMAAGCPERFDWEFIRWILWDGRSKSARERYKWVQETYPKKVIVLRSQKVIDHFLENLPHNKKNQRA
- the rpsT gene encoding 30S ribosomal protein S20, translating into MANIKSAIKRAELNVKQNEKNSAQKSAMRTAIKAFEANPSEELFRAASSAIDKAETKGLIHKNKASRDKARLSAKLAK
- the coaA gene encoding type I pantothenate kinase, encoding MTNEFLHFEKISRQTWQSLHRKTTPPLTEEELESIKSFNDQISLQDVTDIYLPLAHLIQIYKRTKEDLAFSKGIFLQRESKSQPFIIGVSGSVAVGKSTTSRLLQILLSRTVTDATVELVTTDGFLYPNQTLIEQGILNRKGFPESYDMEALLNFLDRLKNGQDVDIPVYSHEVYDIVPGEKQRVKAADFVIVEGINVFQNPQNERLYITDFFDFSIYVDAAVEDIESWYLDRFLKLLSFAQNDPESYYHRFTQMPIGEVEAFAHQVWTTINLTNLQNYIEPTRNRAEVILHKAKNHEIDEIYLKK
- a CDS encoding class I SAM-dependent methyltransferase, which codes for MSKMYYAENPDAAHDIHDLRVELLGHKLTFLTDAGVFSKKMVDFGSQLLLKCLEVNKGETVLDVGCGYGPLGLSLAKAYGAQVTMVDINNRALDLARQNAERNKVEATIFQSNIYEQVEGKFDHVISNPPIRAGKQVVHEIIEKSRDFLKDRGDLTIVIQKKQGAPSARNKMEDVFGNCEIVKKDKGYYILRSVKE
- a CDS encoding pyrimidine-nucleoside phosphorylase, which encodes MRAVDLIQKKRDGQELSSSEIKWLVEGYVAGTVPDYQMSAFAMAVYFKGMTTREISDLTMNMVKTGQEFDLSAIDGVKVDKHSTGGVGDKVTLILAPLVASFGVPVAKMSGRGLGHTGGTIDKLESIKGYQVERSQEDFIRQVQDIGVSVIGQSDQLVKADKLLYALRDVTATVDTIPLIASSVMSKKIAAGADAILLDVTVGEGAFMKTVDEARKLAQTMVDLGKAVGRKTVAVITDMSQPLGKAIGNRLEILEAIDILKGNGREDISHFICELAQIMLGLADVEKTIEEIRQHLENGQALAKFEEMVAAQGGDLEDLYRPVNVAHVVDIPAQETGVISALPAMEFGLYAMRLGAGRAVKSDALDYETGIVFDKKVGDPVQRGEIVAKVYTNGKISSELVTEFQKYVKINDGVQSLREIIEIIS